One region of Ornithinibacter aureus genomic DNA includes:
- a CDS encoding (2Fe-2S)-binding protein, translated as MSRRHAWLTFTAGGPPLAHTLMTDAVAWQRALRSLQSRWYATDAPPQVAAAFVLQWLLQVPAHTGAHAAASGPWRADLTHLSFALDPATVPREVRLTGLVADEGSLEERLTRAERDYRAVAQPLATAYESLVRLGPHTRSMMVDDMWNAARREASSAAGLLRPGATPRASCCLLYALPGCVECAGCPRLRPSATSGTLVP; from the coding sequence ATGTCACGCCGCCACGCGTGGCTGACGTTCACCGCGGGCGGACCGCCGCTCGCCCACACCCTCATGACGGATGCCGTGGCGTGGCAACGCGCGCTGCGCTCGCTCCAGAGCCGCTGGTATGCCACCGACGCGCCACCGCAGGTCGCTGCGGCGTTCGTCCTGCAGTGGCTGCTGCAGGTTCCGGCCCACACGGGTGCCCACGCCGCCGCGAGCGGCCCGTGGCGTGCCGACCTGACGCACCTGTCCTTCGCGCTCGATCCCGCCACCGTGCCGCGAGAGGTGCGGCTGACCGGCCTCGTCGCCGACGAGGGGTCGCTCGAGGAGCGGCTCACCCGGGCCGAGCGCGACTACCGCGCGGTCGCGCAACCGCTCGCGACGGCATACGAGTCGCTCGTGCGCCTCGGCCCACACACCCGGTCGATGATGGTCGACGACATGTGGAACGCCGCCCGGCGCGAGGCCTCGTCGGCCGCGGGGTTGCTGCGCCCCGGCGCCACGCCTCGGGCCTCGTGCTGCCTGCTCTATGCCCTGCCGGGCTGTGTCGAGTGCGCCGGGTGCCCCCGCCTGCGCCCCTCCGCAACGTCCGGCACCCTGGTGCCCTGA
- a CDS encoding histone-like nucleoid-structuring protein Lsr2 codes for MAKKVQVLLVDDLDKSSPADETVSFSLDGVSYEIDLTSDNAAKLRDDLAVWIGHAERTGGRRSTGRSTAGKTSGRKDVGAIRAWARDNGHTVNDRGRISAEIQAAYDKAHA; via the coding sequence ATGGCTAAGAAGGTCCAGGTGCTCCTCGTCGACGACCTCGACAAGAGCTCCCCTGCTGACGAGACCGTCTCGTTCTCACTCGACGGTGTGAGCTACGAGATCGACCTCACCTCGGACAACGCCGCAAAGCTGCGCGACGACCTCGCCGTGTGGATCGGCCACGCCGAGCGCACGGGTGGCCGTCGTTCGACCGGCCGCTCCACCGCCGGCAAGACCTCCGGCCGCAAGGACGTCGGCGCCATCCGGGCGTGGGCCCGCGACAACGGCCACACTGTCAACGACCGCGGTCGCATCTCCGCCGAGATCCAGGCCGCCTACGACAAGGCGCACGCCTGA